A part of Methanomassiliicoccales archaeon genomic DNA contains:
- a CDS encoding thioredoxin family protein has protein sequence MTKKGERLIWFWGRECPHCKQIRPTVEQLEKELNIKLEHLEVWHNQENQRLMQEYGDVISEACGGELGVPAFYNERKGKALCGYRISLDKMKEWASGK, from the coding sequence GTGACGAAAAAAGGAGAGAGGCTGATCTGGTTCTGGGGTAGGGAATGCCCGCATTGTAAACAGATAAGACCGACCGTAGAGCAGCTTGAGAAGGAATTGAACATCAAGCTGGAGCATCTTGAGGTATGGCACAACCAGGAGAACCAGAGGCTCATGCAGGAATATGGAGATGTCATCTCTGAGGCCTGTGGAGGGGAGCTAGGGGTCCCCGCCTTTTATAATGAAAGGAAGGGGAAGGCATTGTGCGGTTATAGGATAAGCCTCGATAAGATGAAGGAATGGGCATCGGGTAAGTGA
- a CDS encoding methanogenesis marker 2 protein, which yields MSLKALVEEIKKYPGVTRKHTISEVINFFPKVSNRNVLASYGEDAAVVEWEDDKVLLLAADGIMEALMKANPFYAGYYAVLVNLHDIAAMGGIPIAMLDVLSVKEEKVCGHVMKGMEAAVKKFAVPIVGGHTHPDCSYNAIDIAIVGYCESKEQCIYSHTAQAGHDAIMVMDLDGFYPEGLYFAWDTTSKKDAELVRKQMRVMNKIAKRRLCNCGKDISNPGALGTMGMMLETSGKGATIDITKIPRPEGVDLARWLKSYQGLGYVLACDPSNSKEILDMFAAVGVDGAVVGKIDDTKVMKITDGTQTEVLFDFNKEFITGCAPAKSTSGWEPISFDNGK from the coding sequence ATGAGCTTGAAGGCCCTGGTGGAAGAAATAAAAAAGTATCCGGGGGTGACCCGAAAGCACACAATTTCCGAGGTCATCAATTTCTTCCCAAAAGTCAGCAACCGTAATGTATTGGCATCTTATGGCGAAGATGCTGCTGTTGTCGAATGGGAGGATGACAAGGTCCTGCTTCTCGCCGCTGATGGTATAATGGAGGCCTTGATGAAGGCAAATCCTTTCTATGCTGGTTATTACGCGGTCCTTGTGAACCTTCATGATATCGCTGCCATGGGCGGGATACCAATAGCTATGTTAGATGTCCTCTCTGTTAAAGAGGAGAAGGTCTGTGGACACGTAATGAAGGGGATGGAGGCGGCGGTAAAAAAATTCGCTGTGCCTATAGTCGGAGGGCACACGCATCCTGATTGCAGCTATAATGCGATCGACATCGCTATTGTTGGTTATTGTGAGAGCAAGGAACAATGCATATACAGCCATACCGCCCAGGCAGGTCATGATGCGATAATGGTGATGGACCTTGATGGGTTCTATCCAGAAGGTCTTTATTTTGCATGGGACACCACTAGCAAAAAAGATGCCGAGCTTGTACGAAAGCAGATGCGGGTGATGAACAAGATCGCCAAAAGGAGATTATGCAACTGTGGGAAGGACATCAGCAACCCGGGTGCCCTTGGGACCATGGGAATGATGCTTGAGACGTCAGGGAAGGGTGCTACCATTGATATCACCAAGATACCAAGGCCCGAAGGGGTGGATCTTGCTAGATGGTTAAAATCCTATCAAGGACTAGGTTATGTCCTTGCATGCGATCCATCAAATTCCAAAGAGATTCTCGACATGTTCGCAGCCGTGGGCGTCGATGGCGCGGTTGTGGGCAAGATCGACGACACCAAGGTGATGAAGATAACTGACGGGACACAGACCGAGGTACTTTTCGATTTCAACAAGGAATTTATTACTGGGTGCGCTCCAGCCAAGAGCACGTCCGGATGGGAACCCATCAGCTTTGACAATGGCAAATAA
- the lipA gene encoding lipoyl synthase — protein sequence MVFNTTPSKPEWIKVKAPVGGGFSQVRDTLRSLGVRSVCDPSHCPNIYDCWSKGTATFLILGGTCTRGCRFCSVPAGKVGDPVDPTEPKRVAEAVVRLGLEHVVITSVTRDDLEDQGSSIFYSVTRSIKERSPLCSVELLIPDMAGSDKAIADILSSHPDVLGHNIETVERLTPYIRHPQASYRRSLKVLSLAKEIWPSVLTKSSLMLGLGETKDEAIKTLSDIRDVGTDIVTIGQYLRPGREQIQVDRYISPEEFKEMEEIAKDLGFLHVSSGPFVRSSYMAKEAFNKIRRKGRADRGF from the coding sequence ATGGTGTTCAACACGACCCCCTCAAAGCCTGAATGGATCAAGGTCAAGGCACCTGTAGGGGGTGGATTCTCGCAAGTCCGCGACACCCTTCGGTCCTTGGGGGTGCGGTCTGTCTGTGACCCTTCGCATTGCCCGAACATCTATGATTGTTGGTCCAAGGGCACCGCTACCTTCTTGATCCTAGGAGGCACCTGCACAAGGGGCTGTCGGTTCTGCTCAGTGCCCGCAGGAAAGGTAGGAGACCCCGTCGACCCGACGGAGCCGAAAAGGGTGGCCGAGGCGGTGGTCCGTCTAGGCCTAGAGCATGTCGTGATAACCTCGGTCACCCGCGATGACCTTGAGGACCAAGGCTCTTCTATCTTTTATTCGGTGACAAGGTCAATTAAAGAACGCTCGCCCCTTTGCTCGGTGGAGCTTTTAATCCCGGACATGGCCGGTTCAGATAAGGCGATAGCAGATATCCTCTCTTCTCATCCAGATGTACTAGGCCACAATATCGAGACTGTGGAGAGGCTCACTCCTTACATAAGGCATCCACAGGCATCTTATCGTAGATCTTTGAAGGTCTTGTCCCTCGCGAAGGAGATCTGGCCATCGGTCCTGACGAAGAGCTCGTTGATGCTAGGCCTTGGTGAGACAAAGGATGAGGCGATCAAGACCTTGTCTGACATCAGAGATGTCGGGACCGACATAGTTACCATCGGGCAATATCTCAGACCTGGTAGGGAACAGATACAGGTCGACCGTTACATATCACCAGAGGAGTTCAAAGAGATGGAAGAAATCGCAAAGGACCTGGGATTCTTACATGTTTCCTCAGGCCCGTTCGTCCGTTCATCGTACATGGCAAAAGAGGCGTTCAACAAAATAAGGAGGAAAGGTCGTGCTGATCGAGGATTTTGA
- the pdhA gene encoding pyruvate dehydrogenase (acetyl-transferring) E1 component subunit alpha, which produces MLRILDVDGNVNRELEPEIDDSTLLRMYRNMSLTRIADDKAVKLQRQGRLGAYPPSKGQEASQTGPAAAMDKEDWTVWAFRELGNLLYRGIPLSTLYLYWMGNEEGSKFPDGMRITPSAVPVGSQVPHAVGIAYAAKVRKERSAVVCYFGDGATSEGEFHEGMNFAGVLRTPNVFICQNNQWAISVPRTRQTASRTIAQKALAYGFPGILVDGNDALAMFAATKEALDRARNGEGPTLIESYTYRMGDHTTSDDATRYRLEKEIAEWALKDPLKRFRRYIEERGIWNEVKEREMQDGIASFVEAEVKKAEGHPRPTLEDVFRYTYAEMTDDLKEQMEALSKAAHGRSEE; this is translated from the coding sequence ATGTTGCGCATTTTGGATGTGGATGGGAATGTGAATAGGGAGCTTGAGCCGGAGATCGATGACAGTACGCTACTGCGCATGTACAGGAACATGTCATTGACCAGGATCGCCGACGATAAGGCGGTAAAGCTGCAGAGGCAGGGAAGGCTCGGCGCCTATCCGCCCAGCAAGGGGCAGGAGGCCTCTCAGACCGGACCCGCCGCCGCGATGGATAAAGAAGATTGGACCGTCTGGGCTTTCCGTGAGCTTGGGAACCTTCTTTATCGGGGGATACCTCTCTCGACGCTCTACCTTTATTGGATGGGGAACGAGGAAGGAAGCAAATTTCCAGATGGTATGAGGATCACCCCTTCTGCCGTACCTGTAGGCTCTCAGGTACCTCATGCCGTCGGCATAGCATATGCCGCGAAGGTCAGGAAAGAAAGGTCGGCCGTGGTGTGTTACTTCGGTGACGGCGCCACCTCGGAAGGGGAGTTCCATGAGGGAATGAACTTCGCTGGTGTCCTGAGGACGCCGAACGTGTTCATTTGCCAGAACAATCAATGGGCAATATCGGTACCAAGGACCAGGCAGACCGCCTCAAGGACCATCGCCCAGAAGGCATTGGCCTATGGGTTCCCTGGGATACTGGTCGATGGGAACGACGCCCTTGCCATGTTCGCAGCGACGAAGGAGGCCCTTGATCGGGCACGTAATGGGGAAGGTCCGACCTTGATCGAGTCATACACCTATAGGATGGGGGACCATACAACGTCCGATGATGCCACCAGGTACCGTCTGGAAAAGGAGATCGCCGAGTGGGCCCTGAAAGACCCCCTGAAGCGGTTCAGAAGATACATCGAGGAACGTGGGATCTGGAACGAGGTCAAGGAGAGGGAGATGCAGGATGGTATAGCATCTTTCGTCGAGGCCGAGGTAAAAAAGGCAGAGGGCCATCCGAGACCGACGCTAGAGGATGTTTTCAGGTACACCTATGCGGAAATGACAGATGACCTAAAAGAACAGATGGAGGCCCTCTCCAAGGCCGCCCACGGCAGGAGCGAGGAATGA
- a CDS encoding site-2 protease family protein → MVNGYIIALVVLVAWTALLFYLKKKDILQKYNMSNWGPFIMWRTQKGKDLIERLSRPKRFWNGYAALSKAIVVVTMAFMVGLLVWEAFLVSRIPAESAPGPEMMLGLPGINPLIPIWYGILGLVIAIVVHEYAHGILTRVSDIAVKSLGLVFVVFPMGAFVEPDEEAISKTARKKRMNIYAVGPATNIILAFLFAFLFASVAVASVEPVDDGPVVLGVLNGSPADMAGIGYGYQVLKLNGVYIDSIDSWYKAPSVQPGDNVTLTYYYKGEEGVRTVTSGLILTGVSSGRPAYEAGMRSGMMIVSLNNTPIRNDQDLKDALDKTQPGQRVNVTVWSFDPTSNIWYVEEGITNVTLDSKLQYYKDNNIAIPEDFKDIGFLGINSAYLGISVMEPKEILAWLRDPYDGVTDAGGFFQASLRYIALPFYGLAPVESPLTDLFQPTGMFEWMGAGMFWTFSNCLYWIFWINLMVGLTNALPAVPMDGGVIFKDGLDGLIMRFKKNATEEERKAISARIGKFATFIALFILFLIIWQMIGPRILG, encoded by the coding sequence ATGGTTAACGGCTACATAATAGCGCTTGTCGTATTGGTCGCATGGACGGCCCTTCTGTTCTATCTGAAGAAAAAGGATATCCTTCAGAAGTACAACATGTCGAACTGGGGCCCTTTCATCATGTGGAGGACACAGAAGGGGAAGGACCTCATAGAGAGGCTGTCCCGCCCAAAAAGGTTCTGGAACGGGTATGCAGCATTGTCAAAGGCGATCGTTGTCGTCACGATGGCCTTCATGGTAGGCCTACTTGTATGGGAGGCCTTCCTTGTATCGAGGATCCCGGCCGAGTCTGCGCCTGGTCCTGAGATGATGCTCGGACTTCCTGGCATCAATCCATTGATACCTATCTGGTATGGAATTTTAGGTCTGGTCATTGCGATCGTGGTGCATGAATATGCCCATGGGATATTGACAAGGGTGAGCGACATAGCCGTGAAATCCCTAGGTCTGGTCTTTGTCGTCTTCCCGATGGGGGCGTTCGTTGAACCGGACGAGGAGGCGATATCCAAGACCGCGAGGAAGAAAAGGATGAACATCTATGCCGTGGGGCCCGCGACCAACATCATTCTTGCCTTTTTATTTGCCTTCCTGTTCGCAAGCGTGGCAGTAGCATCGGTCGAACCTGTCGATGATGGGCCAGTGGTCCTTGGGGTCTTGAACGGATCTCCTGCAGATATGGCAGGCATAGGATATGGTTATCAAGTTCTCAAGCTCAATGGGGTGTACATCGATTCGATCGACTCCTGGTATAAGGCGCCATCAGTACAACCTGGTGACAATGTGACATTGACATATTATTACAAAGGAGAGGAAGGGGTAAGGACCGTAACGTCCGGGTTAATTTTGACAGGAGTATCATCTGGGCGTCCAGCTTATGAGGCAGGGATGAGATCGGGGATGATGATAGTCTCCTTGAACAACACTCCGATCAGGAATGACCAGGACCTGAAGGATGCCCTTGATAAAACTCAACCAGGGCAAAGGGTGAACGTCACGGTGTGGTCTTTCGATCCGACCTCTAATATTTGGTATGTAGAGGAAGGGATCACGAATGTAACCCTTGACAGCAAGCTCCAGTATTACAAGGACAACAATATCGCGATACCTGAGGATTTCAAGGACATCGGGTTCTTGGGGATCAATTCCGCCTATCTTGGGATCAGCGTCATGGAACCAAAGGAGATCCTCGCCTGGCTGAGGGACCCTTACGATGGGGTGACCGATGCTGGCGGGTTCTTCCAAGCGTCGCTTAGATACATCGCACTGCCGTTCTATGGCCTGGCACCGGTCGAATCACCATTGACAGACCTCTTCCAACCAACTGGTATGTTCGAATGGATGGGGGCAGGAATGTTCTGGACGTTCTCGAATTGTCTCTATTGGATCTTCTGGATCAACCTCATGGTAGGATTGACCAATGCCCTTCCAGCAGTACCAATGGACGGCGGTGTCATTTTCAAGGACGGGCTTGATGGCCTTATAATGAGGTTCAAGAAGAACGCGACAGAGGAGGAGAGGAAAGCTATAAGTGCGAGGATCGGTAAATTCGCGACCTTCATCGCATTGTTCATTCTCTTCTTGATCATCTGGCAGATGATCGGTCCTAGGATATTGGGATGA
- the nrdD gene encoding anaerobic ribonucleoside-triphosphate reductase, giving the protein MKATASTKEPGDMMEPGVVFSDDKESTELSLFVRTSDEEIRKWDRSKIYDALIRETTISEDAAAIVAREVEKMISELEIEVITAPLIRELTNAKLVEYGLSKIRRQHTRLGVPLYDARQIIMSPNKENANVPHGPEATNLTLAERIKKEFALLEVFTQEMADAHMRGDIHLHDLGMIDRPYCSGQSIEYVKKFGLNLPNAISIAKPAKHPEVLIEQVVKFSAALQGNFAGAIGWDAFNLFLAPYLVNVDDERMKQLAQILIFEFAQQAVARGGQSIFSDLNLYWECPQHFEDVPAIGPKGEFTGATYKDYVPEAQRFINALFDVYLEGDALGRPFFFPKPNVHMTDKFFKTDGHEEFLYKISKVASEKGNTYFVFDRGNTAKISECCRLTFKLEQSDLDDAKTPWKMRYSAMQNVTINLPRIAYEAHQNDDELFRLLHERVDLVARSHMQKREFIGKLLGMGKHGPLALLTMEMDGEPYYRFNKASFLVGMVGLNEMVQYHTGQQLHESKDAMKFGLRVIAAMKKDAEEIGAKYGIKMPLEQTPAESTSYRFAKLDKKYYPLQTSTVIKGNKSTGEVYYTNSTYLNVGANIGAIERVKQEGVFHPLIDAGSLTHVWLGEHKPPAESIAAFVKKTFETTQNAQIAFSPEFTSCLDCGKTVRGLKDSCPYCHSVNIEGITRVTGFFSKINSWNKGKIGELHDRLRNNVI; this is encoded by the coding sequence ATGAAGGCAACCGCATCAACGAAGGAGCCCGGAGACATGATGGAGCCGGGCGTAGTATTTTCAGATGATAAAGAATCGACAGAATTGTCCTTGTTCGTAAGGACCTCAGATGAAGAGATAAGGAAATGGGACAGGTCTAAGATCTATGATGCTTTGATCCGTGAAACGACCATCAGCGAGGATGCCGCGGCTATAGTGGCCCGAGAAGTAGAGAAAATGATATCAGAGCTGGAGATCGAGGTGATCACGGCTCCTTTGATAAGAGAGCTCACCAATGCAAAACTTGTCGAATATGGGCTGTCTAAAATACGTCGACAGCACACAAGGCTTGGAGTACCATTGTATGATGCAAGACAGATCATAATGAGCCCAAACAAGGAGAATGCAAATGTTCCGCATGGGCCCGAGGCGACCAATCTCACCTTAGCGGAGAGGATAAAGAAGGAGTTCGCCTTGTTAGAGGTATTCACCCAAGAAATGGCCGATGCCCACATGCGAGGCGATATCCATCTGCACGACCTAGGAATGATCGACCGCCCGTATTGCAGTGGACAATCCATAGAGTATGTTAAAAAATTTGGATTGAACCTCCCGAATGCGATATCGATCGCTAAACCTGCAAAGCATCCAGAGGTGCTGATCGAGCAGGTCGTGAAGTTCTCGGCTGCATTACAGGGCAATTTTGCCGGAGCGATCGGATGGGACGCTTTCAACCTGTTCCTTGCTCCCTACCTAGTCAATGTCGATGATGAACGTATGAAGCAGCTTGCTCAAATACTCATATTCGAGTTTGCACAGCAAGCGGTTGCCAGAGGTGGGCAGTCGATCTTCAGCGATCTAAATCTATATTGGGAATGCCCGCAACACTTTGAAGATGTCCCGGCGATTGGGCCAAAAGGGGAGTTCACAGGAGCCACTTATAAAGATTACGTTCCTGAGGCCCAGAGGTTCATCAACGCATTGTTCGACGTTTATCTTGAGGGTGACGCTCTAGGGAGGCCGTTCTTCTTCCCTAAGCCAAATGTCCATATGACGGACAAGTTCTTCAAGACAGACGGCCATGAGGAGTTCCTTTATAAGATATCAAAGGTCGCTTCTGAGAAGGGCAACACCTACTTTGTTTTTGACCGTGGCAACACAGCCAAGATCTCAGAGTGCTGCAGACTTACATTCAAGCTCGAGCAGAGCGACCTGGATGATGCAAAGACCCCGTGGAAAATGAGGTACTCGGCAATGCAGAACGTTACCATAAACCTCCCACGTATCGCATATGAGGCACATCAGAACGATGACGAATTGTTCAGATTGCTGCACGAGAGGGTCGACCTAGTCGCTAGGTCTCATATGCAGAAGCGTGAGTTCATAGGTAAATTGCTTGGAATGGGCAAGCACGGACCTCTCGCTTTGCTGACAATGGAGATGGATGGGGAGCCATATTACAGGTTCAACAAAGCCTCTTTCCTCGTCGGCATGGTGGGTCTGAACGAGATGGTGCAATATCATACCGGCCAACAGCTTCATGAATCGAAAGATGCCATGAAGTTCGGACTTCGGGTGATCGCGGCCATGAAGAAGGACGCGGAGGAGATCGGTGCAAAATATGGGATCAAGATGCCTTTGGAGCAGACCCCGGCTGAAAGCACCTCGTATAGGTTCGCAAAGTTGGATAAGAAATATTATCCTTTGCAGACATCGACCGTCATAAAGGGGAACAAGAGCACGGGCGAGGTCTATTACACCAATTCCACATATCTGAATGTTGGTGCAAATATAGGCGCCATAGAGCGTGTCAAACAAGAGGGTGTGTTCCACCCCTTGATAGATGCAGGTTCCCTCACGCATGTGTGGCTCGGAGAGCACAAACCTCCGGCGGAAAGCATAGCTGCCTTTGTCAAAAAGACCTTCGAGACCACGCAGAACGCGCAGATAGCATTTAGTCCCGAGTTTACCTCTTGCCTAGATTGTGGGAAGACCGTTCGCGGCCTGAAGGACAGTTGCCCTTACTGCCATTCGGTCAACATTGAGGGAATAACCCGTGTCACCGGGTTTTTCTCTAAGATCAATAGTTGGAACAAAGGTAAGATCGGAGAGCTGCATGACCGGCTGAGGAATAATGTCATTTAA
- a CDS encoding 2-oxo acid dehydrogenase subunit E2, with protein MVKDFKFPDLGEGITEGEIKKWLVKEGDVVKQDQTLAEVETDKAVVEIPSPSPGKVLRLNHGEGDIVKVGETLAVIGEEGETVGPTMDQIKEEMRPQERRGSVSVVGELPTEEVVVSSKEVARTTTSKGVQATPAVRKLAKDLGVDISMVKGSGPEGRVTESDVRSFGTAEKQKTKVVPKFDLYGFVDRIPIKGVRRTTAKHMMESQQNVAAVTAMDDADITDLVSLREKIKDQVLKEKGVKITYMPFIITAVVKALRDHPLLNSVVDDKNEQIVVKKYYNIGIAVAVDDGLIVPVLKAADQKSIVEIAQEVQNLSELARTRKLDIADLKGGTFTITNYGAFGGTYGTPIINYPEVAILGTGRIMDVPRVVDGVIRARKILPLSLTFDHRALDGAEAAKFLNDLKRHLESPELMLIPPVID; from the coding sequence ATGGTCAAAGATTTCAAGTTCCCGGACCTGGGGGAAGGCATAACCGAGGGAGAGATAAAGAAATGGCTCGTCAAGGAGGGCGACGTCGTGAAACAGGACCAGACCTTGGCGGAGGTAGAGACCGACAAGGCCGTGGTGGAGATACCATCCCCATCACCCGGAAAGGTCCTGAGGCTGAACCATGGTGAGGGGGACATTGTAAAGGTCGGCGAGACCCTTGCCGTCATTGGAGAGGAAGGAGAGACCGTTGGTCCGACGATGGACCAGATAAAGGAGGAAATGAGGCCGCAGGAAAGGAGGGGGTCGGTCTCTGTGGTAGGGGAGCTCCCGACAGAAGAGGTCGTAGTATCTTCCAAAGAAGTGGCGCGGACAACCACGTCAAAGGGGGTCCAGGCGACCCCGGCCGTCCGGAAGTTGGCAAAGGACCTTGGGGTCGATATATCGATGGTGAAGGGCAGCGGTCCCGAAGGAAGGGTGACCGAATCTGACGTGCGCTCATTTGGAACGGCGGAAAAACAAAAGACGAAGGTCGTCCCGAAGTTCGACCTGTACGGATTCGTTGACAGGATCCCTATCAAAGGTGTCAGAAGGACCACGGCAAAGCACATGATGGAATCACAGCAGAATGTTGCCGCGGTGACAGCGATGGACGATGCTGACATCACCGACCTGGTATCACTAAGGGAGAAAATAAAGGACCAGGTCCTGAAAGAGAAAGGCGTCAAGATAACCTACATGCCGTTCATTATAACTGCGGTGGTAAAGGCATTGAGGGACCATCCTCTGCTCAACTCCGTTGTGGACGACAAGAACGAACAGATAGTAGTCAAAAAGTACTATAACATCGGGATCGCGGTCGCGGTCGATGATGGCCTGATCGTCCCAGTTTTAAAGGCCGCTGACCAAAAGTCCATAGTCGAGATCGCACAGGAGGTCCAGAACCTTTCCGAACTAGCTAGGACCAGGAAGCTGGACATCGCCGACCTCAAGGGTGGGACGTTCACCATCACCAACTATGGGGCCTTCGGTGGGACCTATGGTACTCCAATCATCAATTACCCAGAGGTCGCTATATTGGGCACGGGCAGGATAATGGATGTACCCAGGGTCGTGGACGGCGTCATAAGGGCCAGGAAGATACTCCCATTGTCCCTGACCTTTGACCATAGGGCGTTGGACGGGGCGGAGGCCGCAAAGTTCCTGAACGACCTGAAAAGGCATCTTGAGAGCCCCGAGCTGATGCTGATTCCGCCGGTCATCGACTGA
- a CDS encoding lipoate--protein ligase family protein: MLRERWRLLPFAIRDGALNMAIDEAIAEAISFNESPPTIRFYGWSPPAVTIGCFQSMRDEVDLDACHELGIDAIRRRTGGGAVFHDTDGEITYSVICPERYIGPDISASYHEVCSWIIDALGTFGLRAEFSPINDVVIDGRKISGNAQTRRSGVFTMHGTVLYKVDRERMFKVLKVGRTKVSDKNISSYGQRVVGASELVGTSLDGLLRALMASFLKGKQWYLGEMSMDEEARAGSLALSRYRSDDWNLSR; encoded by the coding sequence ATGCTCAGGGAGAGATGGAGGCTTCTGCCATTTGCAATAAGGGACGGGGCGCTCAACATGGCCATCGACGAGGCCATAGCCGAGGCGATCTCTTTCAACGAGTCGCCCCCGACCATAAGGTTCTACGGATGGTCGCCACCAGCGGTCACCATTGGGTGTTTCCAGAGCATGCGCGATGAGGTGGACCTCGACGCATGTCACGAGCTTGGCATCGATGCGATAAGGAGAAGGACCGGCGGGGGGGCCGTGTTCCACGATACTGATGGGGAGATAACATACAGCGTGATCTGTCCTGAAAGGTACATTGGGCCGGACATTTCCGCCTCTTATCATGAGGTCTGTAGCTGGATCATCGATGCCCTGGGGACCTTCGGACTGCGCGCAGAGTTTTCGCCCATCAATGACGTGGTGATTGATGGGAGGAAGATATCGGGCAATGCCCAGACCAGAAGATCGGGCGTCTTTACGATGCATGGGACGGTGCTGTACAAGGTCGACAGGGAGAGGATGTTCAAGGTGCTCAAGGTGGGCAGGACCAAAGTTTCAGACAAGAACATCTCCTCTTACGGACAAAGGGTGGTCGGGGCATCGGAGCTCGTTGGAACCTCCCTGGACGGCCTTCTGAGGGCTTTGATGGCATCCTTCCTCAAAGGTAAGCAGTGGTACCTGGGCGAGATGAGCATGGATGAAGAGGCCAGGGCAGGGTCTCTTGCCCTATCCCGCTATCGTTCTGATGATTGGAACCTCAGTCGATGA
- a CDS encoding alpha-ketoacid dehydrogenase subunit beta, whose product MPLMNMVQAINAAMREEMERDPTVVLLGEDVGVDGGVFRLSEGLLDRFGPERVIDTPLAEAGIAGVSIGMAMNGLRPIAEIQFMGFSYLTLNQMICHAARMRNRTRGKLTVPMVLRMPYGAGVKALEHHSESTEALFCHIPGLKVVVPSTPLEAKGLLTSSIRDPDPVIFLEPTRSYRMLKEEVPEGEYTVPLGKARVVQEGSDVTVIGWGAMVPQIQKAVDITSSSVSSEVLDLRTLSPIDWRSVLASVRKTGRLVVVHEAPKSFGVGAEIAARVAERELLSLEAPIERVTAPDITVPLPKGEDHYYISPERIADAIERAASF is encoded by the coding sequence ATGCCTCTCATGAACATGGTCCAGGCCATCAATGCTGCTATGAGGGAAGAGATGGAGAGGGACCCTACAGTCGTCTTGTTGGGAGAGGATGTTGGGGTCGACGGGGGCGTCTTCAGGCTCTCGGAGGGGCTTTTGGACAGGTTCGGTCCGGAGAGGGTCATCGACACGCCCTTGGCAGAGGCCGGAATAGCAGGTGTCAGCATAGGTATGGCCATGAACGGTCTACGTCCGATAGCTGAGATACAGTTCATGGGGTTCTCCTATCTGACCCTTAACCAGATGATATGTCACGCGGCGAGAATGAGGAACAGGACGAGAGGGAAGCTGACCGTCCCGATGGTCCTACGGATGCCGTACGGCGCAGGGGTGAAGGCGCTGGAACATCATAGCGAGAGCACCGAGGCGCTGTTCTGTCATATCCCTGGGCTGAAGGTGGTCGTGCCATCGACGCCCCTTGAGGCAAAGGGCCTTCTGACATCCTCGATACGGGATCCGGACCCCGTCATCTTCCTTGAGCCTACCAGAAGCTATAGGATGTTGAAAGAGGAGGTCCCCGAGGGTGAGTATACTGTCCCATTAGGCAAGGCAAGGGTGGTGCAGGAAGGCTCTGATGTCACGGTGATAGGGTGGGGGGCGATGGTCCCCCAGATACAGAAAGCGGTCGACATCACGTCATCGAGCGTGAGCTCAGAGGTTCTTGACCTGAGGACCCTGAGCCCGATAGATTGGCGGTCGGTCCTTGCATCTGTCAGGAAGACCGGCAGGTTGGTCGTCGTGCACGAGGCCCCGAAGAGCTTCGGCGTGGGGGCAGAGATAGCGGCCAGGGTGGCGGAGAGAGAACTGCTCTCATTGGAGGCCCCCATAGAAAGGGTGACGGCCCCGGACATCACGGTACCATTGCCGAAAGGAGAGGACCATTATTACATATCCCCTGAGAGGATAGCGGACGCGATCGAGAGAGCGGCATCGTTCTGA